DNA sequence from the Vicugna pacos chromosome 35, VicPac4, whole genome shotgun sequence genome:
acaaagagaaatagctTGGAAAGTGAACAAAAATAATCCTGTAAATAATCTTGTAAATGGAATATTAGGCTCTTTGCCTTTGatcattcttctttttccagaGAGACTTTAATGTCTAGCTGTGTTTTCAATACCATAAATCAGCCAGGAGGAACCGGACACCTATTTCTTTAACCACCAAGTCATGGTTAGTTGATGATAGCGTTACCTATTTTAAGTTATGGATTTATTTTTTACCCCAGTTctattaaaattcttaactgtggtatcttttcttttatttataacaCAGAACAAATGACTCAACTTTGTGAAGTttgaataaaacttaaaactcAACCAtcattatttaaatacatttaacaCAATAAACGAGGTACACTGTGCAAATCATCTAGGAGATTTCTCCTCCCTGGGGGAAATGGAAATTGATGCTTAATGAATGTCATTAATAACTCTTCATTCAAGGGCTGATTTCTGTTACTGAGAGGCCAAGGTTCAACAGCAGACTCAGTCCGGAGGCCAGCAGACACAGAACGTATTATGAAAGATGATCCACTTGTCTCTACCAGATGCATAAAACTCAACAAGGTTTCTGAAGCATGCCACTGGGGACTAGAAGCAGCCTTCCAGCTTACTGTAatggtaattttatttccattagtAAGAAGAAACCAGACTAAAGGAAAAATCTCACACAAGTTACTGTTTGTTTAAATGTTACCCATGTCCTCATAGAAGAAAACTCTACATATATTACTACCCGACAAGCAACATTTAAAAGGGAATTTTCAAACTGAGCAGACATTAAAGCATTTAATAAGGATATCTTGTCTTCATGTTTTGATTAAAAGTTTGTTGAAATCATGGCATTTATagcatgtatttatatatagtttataatatatatggctttcattaaaaaatcaaacaaataagaaTTCAGAGATAAActaatcttttaattaaaaagtataaaaccTGATGGTTCcaacaataaggaaaaaaactgaaaaagattgATGGgggaaaatgatacaaatcaTGGCAGACTTTTCAACAGGAACAATAGAGGCCAGAGAACAAtggaaaaacatatttaaagtgctaaaagaaaaataaaactgtcaacccagaattctatatTTGAATGAAAATATGCTTTGGAAAACTAGGgtgaaatatatacatttaaggtAAATGAAAGCTATGGTAATGCATTGCCTGCAGACCTAAGGCTGAAGGAAAAGAATACTAGGTGAACTCAGAACTGGTAGAAGTGATCACAACTCATTTCCATCCCAGAGGAAtgaataacaaaaaaaccaaaaaatagccCGGGCAATATAACAGATAATGTTTCTTATTATTCCTCTAAAAGACAACTGCCTGTTAAAGTAAAAATAGCGTAACTGCAAGATGAGgttaataatgtatataaaagtaaaagaaataaaaacagcctAAAGCACTGAGGGGGACAGTTACATGGAATTATACTGATGTGAGACAATTAAATTTATACAGGGAAAGGCATGAAGTGTAAGAAGAGGAATGTGGGGAGAGGATGAAAAGCAGTGCAGTAGTGAAACTAAAGAAATACTGATAAACTAAAGATGAATATTGTGTCCTAGAGCAACCACTGAAAGTAATACAAcagaaataggttaaaaaaagaaaaacaagaagaataaCATGAAAAAGTAAAAGATTTCAATGAACCCAAAAGAagatagagggggaaaaaatataTGGGACAAGTGGGGAAAAATAGCAAATTTATCTTGAACATAGCAACATTAATTAGCATATTAAATGCAAATGGACagaacaacccaattaaaaggCCAAGACTATTATACTTTATATTAAAGAGTGATTCAGCTAGATAATATAGTTTATAAACTAGAAagattcattttacaaatatagaAACATGCTGATgtgttgaaagtaaaaggattgGAAAAGATTTCCAGGTGAATAGTAGGATGAGAAAGATGATGAGGCTGTATAAGTAGCAAATTGGTCTTAAAGGCAAAGGTATTAGTTGAATAAAAAGGAGATATTGTACAATGGCAAAAAAACACAATTCATTAGGAAGACCTAGCAACGCTAAATGCATATGCactagcaatagaaatacaaaatatatgaagcaaaaactgccagaattaaagaaatagacattatAGTTGAGGTTTTTAAATTACTTCTTCATCAGTAAATAGATCAAGTAGGCAAAAAATCAGTAAACATATTAAAGATCTGAAAACACCATCCACCAACTTCACTTAATTAACAGCTACAGATGACTTTATCCAACTGcattacacatacatatttgtttCAATAGCACATAAACTGCTCATTAAGATAAGCCATATGCTGAACcataaaataagttaaataaattgcaaaagaaatggaaactgaCAAAATACATTTTCTGATCATGAAAGAGTCAAATTAGAAGTCAGTAAcactaagatattttaaaattcccaaATGCTTGAAAATtagacaatatattttaaaataatccatgGACTGAAAAAGGAGTCaaagataaattagaaaaaattttcaaaataaatgataatgaaaCACAACacattagaatatataaaagatagCCATAGTGCTCAGAGGAAAAATTATAACTAGAaatgactacattttaaaaagagaaagatttaaaaTCTGTTATCTAAATGTCTACTTTAACAATAATTATGAAAAGATCAAAATAATCCCAAAATGCctagaaagcagaaaataataaaaagcacagatccacacaaagaaaacaatattaacaaataaacattgtctttgaaaaaaatatgaaaaatgataaaGTCCTAGCAAGcttaatcatgaaaaaaaacataaattattgacatCAGAATTACCAAAAACTACCtcaagaggaaacagaaaatctgaatggcTCTAATTCTACTGAAGAATTTGAATCTATAATCAAAAGGCTTCCCACAAAGGAAACTTTATGCGCAGATGATTTCACTGACAGATTCCATTCCATTAATATCAATCTGACACAAACTCAGGAATTAGAGGAGGAGAAAATGCATCCAAACTTATTTTCTGAAGCCTGTATTAACCTGATACTAAAATGTGTTAAAAACATTACATTGTTTCTCTTTACATACAACAAGATTGTGAAAAAAATCCTAAGTAATGtatcaaaaattaataaaaattaataactgaATTTAGCAGTGTTCTCACACAAGATGAACAGACAAAAATCAATTATGTTTCCGAACAAAACCTAGAGGAAGAAAACTCAATTCTGAAGTGGGCAAGtgtttcttaggaaaaaaataaaagaaaatgccagccatcaaaaagtaaaaataaaaaaacgataaaatggacttcattaaaattaaaatatctgctCCTCAAATGTTAGTCTTAAGAAAATTACAATGTGAATCACAAACTGGGAGGAAATTTTTGCAAAACACGTATCTGGCCAAgaatttttatgtaatttatataatgaGCTCTTAGAATCTGTAATATGAAGACAATCTGATACGTGTGTAAAAGATGAGAACAGACACTGCACAAAAGAAGGCATGCAAATGGGTAATAAGCCATGAAAGGTGCAcatcatcattagtcatcaggaaatgcaaggtaaagccacaatgagatactagaACATACTCATTAGAATGTCTACAATAAAAAACCCTgccaataccaagtgttggcaagaatgtagaGCAACTGAACTCTCATACATTACAGGTAGGAGTGTAAAATGGTCCCATCACTTTagaaacaatttggcagtttcttgtaaAGTTATATATGCACTTATCTGAGACCAAGAGTATccatcaagagaaatgaaaacatatgtcaacACCATAGCCTGTGCTGAAAAGTCAGAGTAGCTCCAACCCATAAACGATTCAAATGTCCGTAATTCAGAGAGATGATTTCATATGCACGATCACATATATAACTATCTATTCAATATTAGTACATCCCACTTATTTCTCCCTAGAGacggggggagggagagagagagaaattggatgagaagaggggaaaaagcaGCCCAAGTAAATGTCTATCCTAATTTCAGTCTTGCTATCCTGTCTGTTGGTTAACAGAATGAGGTCAAATTAGTGTTAGTTCAAGTTTCAAGTCCCTCAACTTGGTTGCAAGGTTTAATTCCAGGAAGGTAGGAGCCTGGTAAAATGAGCAACAGACAGTTTAGTAATCTGTTCCCAGCACGTGTCTTGGACATCCTATGTGACAGGTGGAAGTGTTTGGAAAGCTACCCAAAACCAACTGCCGGTAGCGCCGAGATCCGCAGCGGGAGCCAGAACCCCGCGCGAGGAGCCGCGAAGGAGCCGGCACCCGCCGTgggagcggcggcggctgcggcagCGGCGGCCAGAGCGACCTCGGGAGGCAAGGGGAGCCGCCATGGCCGAGTTCCCGGCTAAAGCGAGCACACGGACCAGCAGCCCCACGAGGGAGCCGGCGCCTGGGTCTCGGCGCTGCGCCCCCATCTGGGGCTTCGTGTGCTCCAGCCTCGGTGCGCTCATGCTGCTGCAGTTGGTGCTAGGGCTGCTGGTGTGGGCCCTGATTGCCGACATCCCATACCACCAGTACCCAGCCTACGGCTGGGTGATGTTCGTCGCTGTCTTCCTTTGGCTAGTGACAATCGTTTTCTTCATCCTCTACCTGTTTCAGCTGCACATGAAACTGTACATGGTGCCCTGGCCGCTGGTGTTAATGATCTTTAACGTGGGCGCCACCGTTCTTTACATCATGGCCTTCATCACCTGCTCTGCTGCGTTTGAACTGACATCCCTGAAGGGCACCGGGCTGTATAACCAGTGGGCAGctgcctctttctttttgtgtttagtGATGATTGCCTACGGAGTGAGCTCTTTCTTCAGCTTCGAGGCCTGGTGAGGAGTAGGCAGCAATGCAGCCACCAGTCAGATGTCTGGTGGCTATGCCTAAACCCCCTGTGCCACAGGCCACCTTGGGGATGAAGGCTGCAGCCAGGTCCCCATGCGAGTGGCCCCTCCAGCCCGAAGCCTGAGCCTGGTGCTTTTCTGCTGATCAGCCTCCTGGGGCTCACCCGACACCCCTAAGGAATCAGGGTCCTTCCTCTACAGGCACGTGGGCTGAGGAGAGGCCAGCAGCCAAGACCTCCTCTCCATCCCCCTCTTTCAGCAGAAGGTGATAAGGGTTATGGGACTCTCTCCGCTTTTTCTTTAGGACTCCAGTGTCCAAGGCTGGGACCTAGCCTTCTCACTGGCTCTAAATAAACTAACAATGACTCTAGACCTGCAGCCCCTGACCCTCCATAGAATACGCCTAACAAACAGCATGTATTTATCTTTATCTTAGTTTTTGTTCTGGGATTGCTGAGCAAGCTCATGAAACTGTTCTGATTCCTTAAAACAATTCTGACCCCGCCCTCCACCAAGCCAACGTGTCACTTGCAGGGATACATGTAGAAAGAGGGTTATGATTCTGATAGCATGGTCTTCCTTTCCGGCATTTCAAACATACCAGTTATTTAAAGCAAATCAGTTTTAAGCAACGTCTCACTGATGAAAAACTTGAggcttccctccctcttccaagCCCTTGTTTGTAATATTCCCTTTGGGAAAAGCTAACATCAGTACCTCCCTGACACTGCTGACAGCACCTgggatgggaaggagggagggagaccaaGACCTTGCTGGTGAGTTGTCCTGTGCTTGGTGGTGactttgttgtttttggttttcttacaaaaataaaaatggaagaactTATTTGGAAAAGCTGTTGGGGAATTATGGTTATTGAAGCTTATAAACTTCAGGAAGCTGTGGCATAAGTCACTACAGTCGGCCCTCCATATGTGTGGATTTCATATCCAAGGATTCACCAATTGTCTGATACAGCAGGTCGGGTGTATTGACTGTACTCAACCTtctatataagggacttgagcatctgtggattttggtagcGGTCCTAGAACCAGCCCCTTGCAGATACACAGACTCCAAATGCCTATTAGAAGACAGTTCCAGTCCTGGAGTCACTCAGCAGCACCAACCACTTCTTGGACCTGAGATGGGAAGGCCAACTTCCTACCTGCTTTTCTGGGACTGCCTCATTTATGCTGTTTGCCATGGCACAAATTTAATAGCACCCCCTCCTTATTCTCAAGGGTCTCAGTTTAACACTAAATCATTTGGTCACCTTGCTGAACTTGAGATTGCTGTAATGTCACCTACCTTGAAAGTCTGTAAAGTTCACAGATCAGAAATTCTAGGTGTTTGATGTGTGGAGTGTCTACAGACAGTAGAGAGAGGGGGTGGCAGCAGAGAGGGGGGTCCTCCTGAGCTTATTTTCCTACTACCATAGAGCAACGTGCTCTGAATAACAAGCCACAGGCATTTCTGTGCATCCTTGGCCTTGTTTTGAAAAACTGGGAACAATTAAAATgtaactagattaaaaaaaataaaaacccaaaaaacaaaaaaacaacttccaacttgttttacattctgttttgcaaatgtaaaattctGCTAAAGATATTGCAAAGATTACAGATAACAATCTTGCCTATGCAGGAATcctaaaaaattaccaaaaatttaTGGGAATTAGTATGACTTATGCAACATTGTAAAGAAAACCTCTTCATAAGGGGGATATATAATAAATGTTCACTAGATACTATTTCCTTTGGGTTTCTCCAAAGCCAAAAGAATCCAAGTCACTGaaaaaatttctcatttttatatttcaggttttcctagggcagtcacATCTGGGTCTTCACAGAAAGCTGACAGGGTAGATTTTTATTTGGAAGAAGCCAAGAAAATGTGCTATAAAAGAGCTAACTAAAAATGAGTACTTGTATAGCCTGATATCATGGCTGGCTTGCATTCACATACATAACTTTGTTTGTCTTGGGTGACTATAGATATTGACCCCTTAGGACAGAGATGTGAAAAGAGTCACATTATTTAGACACAGAGTCTGACTCATCCTAATGGTTGCCTGTagctgtgtttctttctttcctttttttttttttaactctgttaTAAGAACATCCGTAATGGAGAAGTTTCAAAGGAATCTGATTTTGAGATTAAAACCGAACACCACCCCTCCAGCAATTACACGATCCAGTTTTTACATCCAGATCTTGTCTAAACAGAAGCACTGACTTTACATTGTTTAGAAATACTCTGACATACTTTATTGGATATGATCATCAAATAATGTAAGACACtattatccttttcctttttacaattggggaaactgaggctcagaaggttTAAATGAGATCCCCAGGGTAAGAAAGCTAGACAATGCCAAGTCTAGAATCTAGGATTCCTGACTCAATCTATTTCTCTATCAAATACAGCCCCAAATATTTTAATGGTAAAAATGAAATTAGGAGGGGTTTAAAATCCCTTACATTATGGGCAGTAGATTTACAAGGTAAGACATGGGAACATGTGTTCTCTACTGGTACAGCAGTTGAGGAACTTGAGTCCAAAAATCAAAATACCTAACATTTTAGCTGgtcctttaaaaattcttttaaaaagttaaaaaggttCCTAGCTCCAAGCACCTTAATAACTACTCTTCTGTTATCAAATCCCAGTTTTAGGGGaaagaaatatattcaaagttATAATAAAGATCATCAGCCTCAAAGAGGCCACATTAGCAACAGAAGACCTGTCTGTTCAGATAATGAACATGGAAAATGAACCTGAACCTGAACCTGAATGTTGTGTCTCTCCGGTTTGTTCAGTTGTCCTTGATTCAAGTCAATTGTTTGGCTTTCACTGGTTGATAGCTTCAACCGCAGAGAACTCCAGTGCACGTGTTACACATGAAATAAGTTTACCAAAGCCCAGCAGATTCCTCGTTCTGACCCTCTAACCTGCAAGCACAAGTTGGCCTCTGACTGACACAGCCACTTCTGCAGTCACTTTCCCCAAGCGTGCTCAACACAGAGCTTGTGCCTTTCAGAAAGGGCTTTGAAGAAAAAGCAACTGACTGGCAGGGTCAGGCACACACTTACACTGTTGCAATccttttgaatgaatgaacaagacaCTAGATTTTCAAAGAAATGTGTTTCAGGAAAATATTGTTTTCTGATTCAAATATGAACATACCCAGGTTGACATCTGCAAAGCTAGCAATAAGAGTGATattgtgggggagggtagagctcagtggtagagcatgtgcttagcatgcaagaggtcctgggttcaatccacagtacctccattaatcaatcgatctaattaccccccacaaACACAAAAAAAGTGATACTtggtactcagccataaaaaagaataaaataatgccatttacagcaatgtGGACcttgagattatcatattaagtgaagtaagtcagacagagaaggacaaatgtcatatgatatctcttacatgtggaatctaaaaaagaatgaacttatttacaaaccagaaggagactcacagacatagaaaacaaactatgatgaccaaaggggaaagggtgggagagggaaaaattaggagtttgggattaacatatacacattagtgtatatataaaatagataaacaacaaggacctcctgtatagcacagggaactatagtaaATATCttctattttgtaataacctataatggaaaagaatctgaaaaataacatacacatatatgtttaaatcactttgctgtacacctgaaactaacacaacattgtaaatcaactatacttcaatcaatcaatcaatcaatcaatagttCTACTTGGTACTCATGGCTGCTGGAAATCAGGGAGGCTTACTATAGTGTCACTAGAGTGacagctttttcttcttttttttcactctttgtaAAGTCTAGGCAGATGATAAACAGGGCCAACTCCAAGATAATGATTTATCTACTAACAGCTGCAGACTCTACAGCCACCCTCGGCAATAAACGCATTACCAGCACTATCAGACCCAGAGTGGAATTGGAAATACAAGTCATTACATTTCAAATAGCAGGCAATGCTTCATATTTGTGAAGTGATTATGTGAAATAACTATTTTGTCTGGGCACTTTTAGTTACACAAATAATCCACTACCCATAGGTATGACAATTGTTAATATACCATGATTTGAAAGGCAGCTCAATTTAGAGCTGATTGTGCAAATGAGTTATATAAGCACATAGCTTCAAATAGGGACTCAGAGGAGAGATATTTGGGGATAAAACCAGAGGCAAGAAGTTGTTTCCTCTTCTCCCATCACTCCATCAAATGTATTCAGTGATTAATTGCCCACCATTCCTGGTTcagctgtgtgtctgtgttctgTTCAGTGCATAAAATGCTTACCGAGTACTCCTAAGTGCCAAACATAGGACTGTGTTCTGAAGATACAAAGACGAATAAGACACTGTTCCCGACTTATGGAGGTCACGTCTATGAACAAGCTGGTGAGAGAAGCATTTGTCATTCCAATTTGCCCCCTATGTTGCTTCTTCCTCCAGTGAAGTCCCTCATCTTCAAATCTACCCTTCGGCACTGTCCCCATCTAGAGATTTCAGCTTAGGTGGTTTGTAACAGTGAAGTATAAAACTCAATAAACACCCAGGTTCTTTGGTTGGAGAAAGCAGAAATGCTTCCTTCTCCCAAACAGCAGTTTAAGTAACCAGGAGAAGATGGTGTGGGGTGATAAGAgataggaaagaaggaaaggtggCCAAGGTGACACACCCGAGTCAATGCTGTTTCGAGTTAAACTTCCAGGCAATGAGTTGAGGACTAAAAGCTAGAATTAATTACCAACTATGGAGACCCGTGATCCTTAGCATCCGGGGAAACCAGCAGGTGCCAGACCCTCCACTGTTTCCAAGAACAGAGTGCTAACACATGAGTTCCTTGGAACAACCCTGAAGCCTGCAGTGAAGGGCAAATCTGCTGGAATAATTCCTCTAATTCCACCATGTATCAGCGCCTGTCATAGGATAATTAGAGAGGCaactggaaaagcaagagatttaTGTATTATAGTGGCTGGATTTCATTTTCCCCGGATTAGTCTGGCAACCAATGAAAAAGATACCTCGGTACCTTGAAAAATCATTTTGCTTTTGAGACTATTGAACTGACAGTGTACTAACGGGCTTAATTggtataaaagataaaaatgacaaGAGCCAAGGCTGTGGCTTGCCCGCTTGCTGTTCTGAGAAGGGATGAGAAGGCAATCACCAGCCTGACAGCACACTTCCCTTCCCTGCTGTTGGTATATTTCCAGTAGCACATTTCCCTTCCTTGTTGGTATATTTCCAGTGGTCAGATATCTCTGGGCATCCATGGAGCACACTTTCAGCTCTAGAATACAGGAATACCTCGGAGATCTTGCAGGTTTGGTTCGAGGTCACCCCATAAAGCAACTATCACAATAAAGTGGATCACATGAActttttggcttcccagtgcatataaaagctaTGTTTACGCTATACAGTAGtgtattaagtgtgcaatagccaTGTGTCTAAAATAATCAATGtgtataccttaattttaaaatatcttattgtTAAAAAAACCTAACCATATCTGAGCTCTCagcgagtcataatcttttttgcaatagtaacatcaaagatcactgattacaGATCAcagtaacaaatataataataatgaaaaattttgaaatattatgagaattaccagatggtgacacagagacatgaagtgggcAAATGCTGTCAGAAAGATGCCCTGATGGGCTTGCTGGACTCCGGGTTGCCACAAAACTTCACTTTGTAAAAAgtgcagtatctgtgaagtgcaaaacAGAGCAGCACAATCAAACAGGTGTGTCTATCATCAAGGATGGGTAAAAAAGGTAcactcacattttattttatatgcagcAATGAACACTCAGGTGCAAAGTgtttctttaattaaattttattttttaagcaaaaatagTTCACATAATGTCCCACTTTTTATTTGGCACAATATAAATTTTGAAAGCTAGAATCTGAAATATTGTTCTAGGCTCAGGCCTTTCCTTTAGATGATTCAGCTTAGGCCAAGATGAGTCAGAACACTGAGTGGATCTAGCCAGTGTTCCATCACAATTTTGCTCCGTTCAAGAAACTATCATTTCAATAAAGCATAGTATTATTTGGCTGGCTCTTGAAGTGACCATAATAACTCAAGGAATACATGTGCCCTTGCCTTtgattctttgattttttttctttttaatggagcaTGAGCTGAAAGCAGCTATGACTATGATGCAGAACGTTCAACGTTCAAGTGTCAGGTGGCCTGTCTTCCAGGCGAGGTCCATTTAAAAGTGTAAGCTCTCCCACCACAACGAACAGTTGGCCTGTCTCATCATTTCTGCCCAAGCTTTTTGAattgttttctaattaatttattaattgtgGCCTTAGCCACAGTTTTACATTCTTCCACCCACTTAAATGATTATGTATATTCTACTCTATACGATGCCTCACAAAGAGGAGAATTTACAAACACACTTAAAACCCAAAGTGAAGTAGGAGACATTCCAGTACTCAATACTTAGC
Encoded proteins:
- the LOC140691543 gene encoding plasmolipin-like, whose protein sequence is MAEFPAKASTRTSSPTREPAPGSRRCAPIWGFVCSSLGALMLLQLVLGLLVWALIADIPYHQYPAYGWVMFVAVFLWLVTIVFFILYLFQLHMKLYMVPWPLVLMIFNVGATVLYIMAFITCSAAFELTSLKGTGLYNQWAAASFFLCLVMIAYGVSSFFSFEAW